A genomic window from Pocillopora verrucosa isolate sample1 chromosome 7, ASM3666991v2, whole genome shotgun sequence includes:
- the LOC131775003 gene encoding adenosine receptor A3-like — MAGLNLTVHVRQKESFEELLCSSTLRNGNQEYILYLSAINIFLSITAVIGNVLILVALRKDSSLHPPSKLLYRCLATTDLCVGLIVEPLQAAYLMSVYNEHWALCRYLLVTVYVTGYGLTSISLLTLTAIAVDRVIALLLGLRYKETVTLKRIYLILAIFWIVSSIAAGSYVIDYRIVFWCSRIFTPIGLIISIASYTKIFYTLNRHQMVVKDRFQHAQSSQAVPLNMARYRKAVYSALWVQLALVACHLPYSTVVLLLNRMRLRNASLTYMVVWGVTVTLVFFNSSLNPFLYCWKICEVRQAVKKTIRYVFLCRKR; from the coding sequence ATGGCGGGACTGAACTTAACGGTTCATGTAAGACAGAAGGAATCATTTGAGGAACTGCTTTGCTCCAGCACATTGAGAAATGGAAATCAGGAATACATACTATACCTCTCAgcaatcaatatttttctttccattactGCAGTTATAGGTAATGTTCTGATCCTAGTTGCTCTTCGGAAGGACTCTTCCCTTCAtccaccgtccaaactcttgtatcgttgtctcGCAACAACTGATCTCTGCGTTGGTTTGATTGTAGAACCTCTCCAAGCTGCCTACTTGATGTCCGTATATAATGAACACTGGGCTCTCTGTCGATACCTACTTGTGACAGTTTATGTAACTGGCTACGGACTTACTTCAATTTCTCTGTTGACTCTCACTGCAATAGCCGTTGACAGAGTCATTGCCCTCTTACTGGGGCTTAGATACAAAGAAACTGTGACTTTGAAGCGAATATATCTCATTCTAGCGATCTTTTGGATTGTGTCCTCTATCGCAGCAGGATCGTACGTTATCGATTATCGAATAGTTTTTTGGTGCAGTCGTATATTTACACCAATAGGTTTGATTATCTCTATTGCATCGTATACGAAGATATTCTATACATTAAATCGTCACCAAATGGTAGTTAAAGACCGTTTTCAACACGCACAGTCGAGCCAAGCAGTCCcactgaacatggcgcgatacaggAAGGCAGTTTACAGTGCATTGTGGGTGCAGCTGGCATTAGTTGCTTGTCATCTACCATACAGCACAGTTGTACTTTTGCTCAATCGTATGAGGTTGCGCAATGCATCTTTAACGTACATGGTTGTTTGGGGAGTAACAGTGACTCTAGTTTTCTTCAACTCATCgttaaacccgtttctttactgttggaagatATGTGAAGTGAGACAAGCGGTAAAGAAGACAATCAGATACGTTTTTCTTTGCCGTAAGCGTTAG
- the LOC131771684 gene encoding adenosine receptor A2b-like: METGTRISPSIIPSISIRKTLFFGLSECTETSLQGTMAMTNHTEYRKDNMSFEDLRCSTDFTSGIHEYLMSLSAVNIFLSIAAVLGNTLIFVALRRESSLHPPSKLLFHNLATTDLCVGLIAEPLNVAYWMSLVYEDWDVCRFSASASFMVGYVLASVSLLTLTAISLDRLLALLLGLRYKQVVTLKRTYAVITTFWLVSCVVAVLFLASHRITIWYGRIATVFCLTITAVSYTYIFLQLRRRQTEVHERVQQEHLKLTVPLDIVRYRKAVHSAVWVQLAMVLCYLPYLVVMALRSNITMSSSYFLAWAASVSLVYLNSSLNPFLYCWKIAEVRQVVKKIIRQALCCMCSFIDVD; this comes from the coding sequence ATGGAAACAGGAACTAGAATCTCACCCTCAATTATCCCAAGCATTTCTATAAGGAAAACCTTATTCTTCGGCTTGAGCGAATGCACTGAAACCTCTCTGCAAGGGACAATGGCGATGACAAACCATACTGAGTATAGAAAAGATAATATGTCCTTTGAAGACCTGCGATGCTCAACAGATTTTACAAGCGGTATTCATGAATATCTGATGTCTTTATCAGCGGTCAATATTTTCCTATCCATTGCTGCAGTTCTTGGGAATACTCTGATCTTCGTCGCTCTTCGGAGAGAATCTTCTCTACATCCGCCGTCGAAgcttttgtttcataatttgGCGACAACTGATCTTTGTGTTGGCCTAATTGCAGAACCCCTCAATGTTGCCTATTGGATGTCTCTGGTTTATGAAGACTGGGATGTTTGTCGGTTCTCAGCAAGTGCATCCTTTATGGTAGGCTACGTGTTGGCGTCAGTATCTTTGTTAACGTTGACTGCGATAAGTTTGGACAGGCTTCTCGCTCTCTTACTGGGGCTAAGGTATAAACAGGTTGTAACATTAAAGCGAACATATGCAGTTATAACGACCTTTTGGTTAGTTTCCTGTGTCGTTGCGGTATTGTTCCTCGCAAGCCACCGTATCACTATTTGGTATGGCCGTATTGCTACAGTATTTTGTCTTACGATCACAGCCGTCTCATACACTTACATTTTCCTCCAGCTTCGTCGCCGTCAAACTGAAGTTCATGAACGTGTGCAGCAAGAACATCTAAAGTTAACCGTCCCACTTGACATTGTGCGATACAGGAAAGCAGTGCATAGTGCAGTGTGGGTTCAGCTTGCAATGGTTCTCTGTTATCTTCCATATCTTGTTGTGATGGCCTTACGAAGTAACATAACAATGTCTTCATCGTATTTTCTGGCTTGGGCAGCATCAGTTTCATTAGTGTATTTAAACTCATCACTTAACCCATTTCTTTATTGCTGGAAGATTGCTGAAGTGAGACAAGTAGTAAAAAAGATAATTCGCCAAGCGCTTTGTTGCATGTGCAGTTTTATCGATGTCGATTAA
- the LOC131771695 gene encoding beta-1 adrenergic receptor-like — MEMTNHTGYGKDNTSFEELRCSTDFTSDIHKHLMSLSAVNIFLSIATVLGNTLILVALRRESSLHPPSKLLFHNLATTDLCVGLVAEPLNVAYWMSLVYDVLASVSILTLTAISVDRLLVLLLGLRYKQVVTLKRTYAVVTTFWVVSCVVALLYLASHRITVRYGRITVVFCLGITAVSYTYIFLKLRRSQTEVYKRVQEAHPKLTVPLDIGQYRKAVHSAVWVQLAMALCYLPYLVVMALRNNITMSSSYFLAWAASVSLVYLNSSLNPFLYCWKIAEVRRVVKETIRQALCCVCSFINVD; from the coding sequence ATGGAGATGACAAACCATACTGGGTATGGAAAAGATAATACGTCCTTTGAAGAACTGCGATGCTCAACAGATTTTACAAGCGATATTCATAAACATCTGATGTCTTTGTCAGCGGTCAACATTTTCCTATCCATTGCTACAGTTCTTGGGAATACTCTGATCCTCGTCGCTCTTCGGAGAGAATCTTCCCTACATCCGCCGTCGAAgcttttgtttcataatttgGCGACAACTGATCTTTGTGTTGGCCTAGTTGCAGAACCTCTTAATGTTGCCTATTGGATGTCTCTGGTTTATGACGTGTTGGCGTCAGTATCTATATTGACGTTGACTGCGATAAGTGTGGACAGGCTTCTCGTTCTCTTACTGGGGCTAAGGTACAAACAGGTTGTAACATTAAAGCGAACATATGCAGTTGTAACGACCTTTTGGGTAGTTTCCTGTGTCGTTGCGCTATTGTATCTCGCAAGCCACCGTATTACTGTCCGGTATGGCCGTATTACTGTAGTGTTTTGTCTTGGGATCACAGCCGTCTCGTACACTTACATTTTCCTCAAGCTTCGTCGCAGTCAAACTGAAGTTTATAAACGTGTGCAGGAAGCACATCCAAAGTTAACAGTTCCACTTGACATTGGGCAATACAGAAAAGCAGTGCATAGTGCAGTGTGGGTTCAGCTTGCAATGGCTCTCTGTTATCTTCCATATCTCGTTGTGATGGCATTACGTAACAACATAACAATGTCTTCATCGTACTTTCTGGCTTGGGCAGCATCAGTTTCATTAGTGTATTTAAACTCATCACTTAACCCATTTCTTTATTGCTGGAAGATTGCTGAAGTGAGACGAGTAGTAAAAGAGACAATTCGCCAAGCGCTTTGTTGTGTGTGCAGTTTTATCAATGTCGATTAA
- the LOC131771580 gene encoding melanocyte-stimulating hormone receptor-like — MEMTNHTGYGKDNTSFEELRCSTDFTSGIHEHLMSLSAVNIFLSIAAVLGNTLILVALRRESSLHPPSKLLFHNLATTDLCVGLVAEPLNVAYWMSLVYEDWDVCRFSAIASFMAGYVLASVSILTLTAISVDRLLALLLGLRYKQVVTLKRTYAVVTTFWVVSCVVALLYLASHRITVWYGRITIVFCLTITAVSYTYIFLKLRRRQTEVYKRVQEAHPKLTVPLDIGQYRKAVHSAVWVQLAMALCYLPYLVVMALRNNITMSSSYFLAWAASVSLVYFNSSLNPFLYCWKIAEVRQVVKETIRPALCCVCSFINVD, encoded by the coding sequence ATGGAGATGACAAACCATACTGGGTATGGAAAAGATAATACGTCCTTTGAAGAACTGCGATGCTCAACAGATTTTACAAGCGGTATTCATGAACATCTGATGTCTTTATCAGCGGTCAATATTTTCCTATCCATTGCTGCAGTTCTTGGGAATACTCTGATCCTCGTCGCTCTTCGGAGAGAATCTTCCCTCCATCCGCCGTCGAAgcttttgtttcataatttgGCGACAACTGATCTTTGTGTTGGCCTAGTTGCAGAACCTCTCAATGTTGCCTATTGGATGTCTCTGGTTTACGAAGACTGGGATGTTTGTAGGTTCTCAGCGATTGCATCCTTTATGGCAGGCTACGTGTTGGCGTCGGTATCTATATTGACGTTGACTGCGATAAGTGTGGACAGGCTTCTCGCTCTCTTACTGGGGCTAAGGTACAAACAGGTTGTAACATTAAAGCGAACATATGCAGTTGTAACGACCTTTTGGGTAGTTTCCTGTGTCGTTGCGCTATTGTACCTCGCAAGCCACCGTATTACCGTCTGGTATGGCCGTATTACTATAGTATTTTGTCTTACGATCACAGCCGTCTCGTACACTTACATTTTCCTCAAGCTTCGTCGCCGTCAAACTGAAGTTTATAAACGTGTGCAGGAAGCACATCCAAAGTTGACAGTTCCACTTGACATTGGGCAATACAGAAAAGCAGTGCATAGTGCAGTGTGGGTTCAGCTTGCAATGGCTCTCTGTTATCTTCCATATCTCGTTGTGATGGCATTACGTAACAACATAACAATGTCTTCATCGTACTTTCTGGCTTGGGCAGCATCAGTTTCATTAGTGTATTTTAACTCATCACTTAACCCATTTCTTTATTGCTGGAAGATTGCTGAAGTAAGACAAGTAGTAAAAGAGACAATTCGCCCAGCGCTTTGTTGCGTTTGCAGTTTTATCAATGTCGATTAA